The segment CGAAGCTCGTGGCGCAGGGGCTGGTGGTGCGCGAGGGCAGCTCCCTGCGCTGCACCGAGCGCGGCCTCGACTACCACACCGAGGTGGCGGTGCAGCTGCTGCCGGACGAGACGGTGGCGCTGCCGGTGGTGGGCTGACCGAGGCGCGGGCGGGCCACAGCTGGTGCGGGGGCCCGTCGCCCGAGGCCGCGGATCAGCGCTGGATCACCAGCTCCACCGACTGCGCCCGATCCACCGCCGAGACCCAGGCGGCGAAGTCGCCGTAGGCCGCAGGCTCCACCCGGTTGCGGTGGAGATCGAGCGCCTCGCGAATCGCGATCGTCCTCCCGTCCACGGCGACGTCGCGCTTGTAGTCGCCGAAGGGCCCGTGCTCCCGCGCCGCCTCGACGCCGCCGACGAGCGTGGCCCCCTCGGGAAGCTCGAGCTGCACCGAGATCCGGGCCTGCTCCGCCGACGCCACGAGGAGCGGCGTCTCCCTGCTGCCGCGAGCGAGGAAGCGGCGGCCGAGGTTCGCCTGGAACATCTCGAGCTGCAGCCGCTGCCTGCCCTCGCCGAGGTCGCGGGCGAAGCCGGGGAGCCGGAAGGCGTAGCGCACCGCCACCCCGTCCGCCTCGTTCTCCAGCTCCAGCGACTCGAGGGTCAGGCCCGGGAAGATCCGCGCCAGCGAAGCCTCGATCACCTGCTTGCGCCGCTCGGGATCCATCCGCTCGAGCCCCGCCCGCGCTGCGGCGCCCTCGAAACCGAGGTAGCGCTCGACGCCGGTGCCGCTGAGGGCACCTTCCGCGTCGAGAACGAGCCGGAGCTCGGTGTCGCGCCCCTGCCTGCCGCCGTGCTTCGGCGTGGTCGTCCGCTGCGCCACGGTGCTCCCGGGCTCCGGCAGGATCCAGGCGGTGGCACCCTGCGCCTGCGGGGCGACGGCGCCGAAGGGGGCCCAGCGGGTGGTGGGATCGAGCCAGATCCAGTCGGCCTCGGGGCCGGGCCGCACCACCAGCGCCAGGTGGCCCCAGCGGCTGGCGTCGGGGAAGCGGTAGGGATCGGGGTCGACGTCGAAGGTGCGGACCGCCGCATAACGCGCGTCGATCCCCAGCGCGGCGAAGGCCGCCTTGAGCAGGAGGAGCCGGTTGCCCCGCTTGCTGGCGAGGACCTGCGCCGCGGAGCCGGAGAAGTTGCGATCGCTCCCCTCGATCTCCGCCATCGCCCGGTCGTAGACCGCCCGCACCACCTGCGGCTTCTCGCCCTGCGGCACCGAGGCGGCGATCTCCTTCGCCCAGCGCTCGATCTCGAGGGTGGGCGCGGCGGCGCCAGCGAGGTTGTCGGCGAAGAAGGGGAAGAGCCGGCTCTCGTCGGCGCCGGCGCCGACCTGCGCCCAGGGCAGGTACTCGCGCCGCGACGGCGCCACCGGCTCGGGCAGGAGCGCCGGCACGTCGGTGCGGCGCAGGGTCAGGGTCTTCCACCCGCCCCGGCTCTCGATCGCCGCCCCCTCCATGCCGTTGTGCACGTCGAGCTCGAGGCCCGCCTTCTCGTGGGCCCGGACGACGTAGATCGACTCGAGCATCGGGATGCCGGCGGAGCGGAAGTAGAAGGGATCGGCGTTCCAGCCCTGCATCGCCGGCGACGGCGCGCCGCGGGCGACGAGATAGGACTGCTCGACGTAGTCGCCGACCGCGAGGCCGGGCATCGAGATCGATTCTTTCCCGTCGATCTCCTCGGGGACGAGGATCCTGCCGTCGGGCTTGATCGTGCGAAGGTGGACCACCTCCGCGCCGCGGGGCAGGTGCACCTCGCCGAATTCGTCGATGCCGCGCTTGTCGAGGACCTTGGCGACCACGTGGATCTTCTCGACGTAGGAACCGTCCGGGTAGACCTCCACGGCGCCGAGGTCGAGGAGCAGCACCGCGGGGCTGTCGTAGGAGCGCGGGTTCTTCTCGAAGCTGCGGATGACCTCGAGGCCGTCGCGATCGACGTCGGCGAGGAGATCGGTGCCGGCCTCGAGGGCGGCCATGCGGCGCAGCGAGAGATCGCCGCCGTAGAGCGAGAGCGCCCGCTCCCGCGCGGCAGCGGCGCCGGCTGCGTCGCCCTTGCGCTCGAGGAGCTCCGCCCGGCGCCGGGGCAGCCAGGCGTTGCGGGGCCAGTAGGCCTCCTGCCTCTCGAGGATCGCCACCGCGTCGTCGATCTTGCCGGTGGCGACGAGGAGGTCGGCGAGGCGCAGCGCGGTGCCCGTGTCCTGGGGATCCTCGGCGCGCAGCTCGGCGGAGAGGCGGATCGCCTCGTCCAGATCGCCGCGGCCGGCGCGGTGGGAGGCGAGGCGCGAGCGGCCGTCACCGCAGGCGTCGAGGGCCTCCACCGCTGCGTCCACCGCCGCCACGGCGTCCACCCGGCGGGAGAGGTCGTGGATCATCGAGAGGCCGGTGCAGCGATCGCTCTCGGAGTCGGCGAGCTTGCGGGCGAGGCCCAGGGCCTGCGCGTCGAAGCCGCGGGCGAGGGCCACCCGGGCCCTGGCGAGCTCGGGGGCGGTGCTGCCCGGGGCGGCCTCCGCCACCTCGGCGATCCGCGCGAGCGCCTCCTCGTGGCGGCCGGCGTCGGCGAGGATGCGCGCGCCGGCGAGGAGCGCCATGCCGTGC is part of the Vulgatibacter sp. genome and harbors:
- a CDS encoding tetratricopeptide repeat protein, with amino-acid sequence MRRLLVLVAVLTATACASGPRATLEPLREAAASVEGGSQEASALALAGWHALFDGGDAKRAAALADRAVQEQPGDPWARFLRADLARRRLDPKGEAEELLTLVERAPGHPLAMVAAGRLAVFARRSPAIDGMLETRLGALLEKDRVAGEVRARVRGALRVLRGGDGVQAAASLIADSGMLTAGSVVGPFSDWHTLQADEPFPPERRAPVEASYGERGLRPFSFPGGGISLRGEESTGDVYYVLAVADVPRGGRYAVRLATTDATTAAVVIDGKEVVERIAFAGPKSSQVVQAIDLAAGEHLVAVRVVRGRGTGDAWVALAPLDGSPSPVRFRAAGPGDRPGAAPALVDAEALRRGNDAAALASALAGEGGVVGLYAAALDAARRDGQGARALVDRALAHAPAATPLLTLRAELLESDDTLPSKIAVARAGSDWEAVLARDPGHGMALLAGARILADAGRHEEALARIAEVAEAAPGSTAPELARARVALARGFDAQALGLARKLADSESDRCTGLSMIHDLSRRVDAVAAVDAAVEALDACGDGRSRLASHRAGRGDLDEAIRLSAELRAEDPQDTGTALRLADLLVATGKIDDAVAILERQEAYWPRNAWLPRRRAELLERKGDAAGAAAARERALSLYGGDLSLRRMAALEAGTDLLADVDRDGLEVIRSFEKNPRSYDSPAVLLLDLGAVEVYPDGSYVEKIHVVAKVLDKRGIDEFGEVHLPRGAEVVHLRTIKPDGRILVPEEIDGKESISMPGLAVGDYVEQSYLVARGAPSPAMQGWNADPFYFRSAGIPMLESIYVVRAHEKAGLELDVHNGMEGAAIESRGGWKTLTLRRTDVPALLPEPVAPSRREYLPWAQVGAGADESRLFPFFADNLAGAAAPTLEIERWAKEIAASVPQGEKPQVVRAVYDRAMAEIEGSDRNFSGSAAQVLASKRGNRLLLLKAAFAALGIDARYAAVRTFDVDPDPYRFPDASRWGHLALVVRPGPEADWIWLDPTTRWAPFGAVAPQAQGATAWILPEPGSTVAQRTTTPKHGGRQGRDTELRLVLDAEGALSGTGVERYLGFEGAAARAGLERMDPERRKQVIEASLARIFPGLTLESLELENEADGVAVRYAFRLPGFARDLGEGRQRLQLEMFQANLGRRFLARGSRETPLLVASAEQARISVQLELPEGATLVGGVEAAREHGPFGDYKRDVAVDGRTIAIREALDLHRNRVEPAAYGDFAAWVSAVDRAQSVELVIQR